Proteins from a single region of Betaproteobacteria bacterium:
- the glgB gene encoding 1,4-alpha-glucan branching protein GlgB codes for MSARQAREVTSQPRLSDDEMRVAEARHHDPFSVLGRHPTKDGVVVCAFIPHATEVAIAEGNVHMERVPGTDFFKWQGPASAVPERYRLIWRDDAHHQHIAYDPYCYPPQISDTDLYLFSEGKLRQAYKILGANERDVDGVRGVLFALWAPNAERVSVVGDFNRWDGRRHPMRVRSGCGIWEIFIPDLCPGALYRFEVRNRHTGQLLLKSDPYGQQFEARPNTASIVVGEPQHEWQDAAWMERRAAWDWQHGPMSVYEVHLGSWQRGPEGEFLNYRVLAERLVEYVKYMGFTHIELLPVTEHPFDLSWGYQATGYFAATSRFGTPDDFRYLVDYCHRNGIGVILDWVPAHFPKDAYALARFDGTALYEHEDPRKGEHLDWSTLIFNYGRNEVRTFLLASALYWLKEMHIDGLRVDAVASMLYLDYSRTEWIPNQYGGRENLEAIEFLREMNAVTHEECPGILMIAEESTSWPQVSRPTYLGGLGFDIKWNMGWMNDTLRYISNEPIHRQYHHDLLTFSMLYCFTENFMLPFSHDEVVHGKGSMLNKMPGDEWQRFANLRTLYSYMFTHPGKKLLFMGTDFGQGLEWNSAGVLDWYVLEYPFHSGMQRLVRDLNHLYREQRALHGHEFEWQGFEWIDCHDSQQSILSFVRRAGDEFLVVIVNFTPVPRHGYRIGVPSPGGYREILNSDSHHYGGSNLGNGGQLVAEETPWMNRPYSLAVTVPPLGTIVLAPA; via the coding sequence ATGAGTGCAAGGCAAGCGAGGGAGGTTACGTCGCAACCCCGGTTGAGCGACGACGAAATGCGGGTTGCCGAGGCCCGGCATCACGATCCTTTTTCGGTGCTGGGACGACATCCGACCAAGGACGGCGTCGTCGTCTGCGCGTTCATCCCGCACGCAACGGAGGTGGCAATTGCCGAGGGCAACGTCCACATGGAGCGCGTGCCGGGAACGGACTTCTTCAAGTGGCAGGGTCCGGCGTCCGCGGTGCCGGAGCGCTACCGCCTGATCTGGCGGGACGACGCGCACCATCAGCACATCGCCTACGATCCCTATTGCTATCCGCCGCAGATCTCCGACACCGATCTCTATCTTTTCAGTGAAGGCAAGCTGCGCCAGGCCTACAAGATCCTCGGCGCCAACGAGCGCGACGTCGACGGCGTGCGCGGCGTGCTGTTCGCTCTCTGGGCACCGAATGCAGAGCGCGTGAGCGTGGTCGGCGATTTCAACCGCTGGGACGGGCGCCGCCACCCGATGCGGGTGCGTTCGGGCTGCGGCATCTGGGAGATCTTCATTCCCGACCTGTGTCCCGGCGCGCTGTACCGATTCGAGGTCAGGAATCGACATACCGGTCAGCTTCTGCTCAAGTCGGACCCGTACGGGCAGCAGTTCGAGGCGCGGCCGAACACCGCCTCCATCGTCGTCGGTGAGCCGCAGCACGAGTGGCAGGACGCGGCGTGGATGGAACGGCGCGCGGCGTGGGACTGGCAGCATGGGCCGATGTCGGTGTACGAGGTGCACCTGGGTTCCTGGCAACGCGGACCGGAGGGCGAATTCCTGAATTACCGGGTGCTCGCGGAGCGCCTTGTCGAGTATGTGAAGTACATGGGCTTCACGCACATCGAACTGCTGCCGGTCACCGAGCATCCGTTCGATCTGTCGTGGGGATATCAGGCGACGGGCTACTTTGCCGCAACCAGCCGCTTCGGCACCCCCGACGATTTCCGCTATCTCGTCGACTACTGCCATCGCAACGGCATCGGCGTCATCCTGGACTGGGTGCCGGCGCACTTTCCGAAGGACGCCTACGCGCTCGCCCGCTTTGACGGCACCGCGCTCTACGAGCACGAGGATCCACGCAAGGGCGAGCATCTGGACTGGTCGACGCTCATCTTCAATTACGGCCGCAACGAGGTGCGCACGTTCCTGCTCGCGAGTGCCCTCTACTGGCTGAAGGAGATGCACATCGACGGTCTGCGCGTGGACGCCGTGGCCTCCATGCTCTACCTCGACTACTCGCGCACCGAATGGATCCCCAACCAGTATGGCGGTCGGGAGAACCTGGAGGCGATCGAGTTTCTGCGCGAAATGAATGCCGTCACCCACGAGGAATGCCCCGGCATCCTGATGATCGCCGAGGAATCGACCTCGTGGCCGCAGGTGTCCCGGCCGACCTACCTGGGCGGTCTCGGCTTCGACATCAAGTGGAACATGGGGTGGATGAACGACACCCTGCGCTATATCTCGAACGAGCCGATCCATCGGCAGTACCATCACGACCTGCTGACCTTCAGCATGCTCTACTGCTTCACCGAGAACTTCATGCTGCCGTTCTCGCACGACGAGGTGGTGCACGGCAAGGGATCGATGCTGAACAAGATGCCGGGCGACGAGTGGCAGCGCTTCGCCAATCTGCGCACGCTGTACAGCTACATGTTCACCCATCCCGGCAAGAAGCTCCTCTTCATGGGCACCGACTTCGGCCAGGGGCTGGAATGGAACAGCGCCGGTGTCCTCGACTGGTACGTGCTCGAATATCCTTTCCACAGCGGAATGCAGCGTCTGGTGCGCGATCTCAATCACCTGTATCGCGAGCAGCGGGCGCTGCACGGGCACGAGTTCGAGTGGCAGGGCTTCGAGTGGATCGATTGCCACGACTCCCAGCAATCGATATTGAGCTTCGTGCGGCGCGCCGGCGATGAGTTCCTGGTGGTGATCGTGAATTTCACGCCGGTCCCACGTCACGGCTACCGCATCGGAGTGCCGTCGCCCGGTGGCTATCGCGAGATTCTGAACTCCGACTCGCACCACTACGGCGGCAGCAATCTGGGCAACGGCGGGCAGTTGGTGGCGGAGGAGACGCCCTGGATGAACCGGCCGTATTCGCTCGCGGTTACCGTGCCACCGCTCGGGACGATCGTATTGGCGCCCGCCTGA
- the glgX gene encoding glycogen debranching protein GlgX, whose amino-acid sequence MATTNLWPGSPQPLGATWDGNGINFAVFSEHADAVEVCIFDQRGRREVMRGRLPERSDFIWHGYLPDAGPGTLYGFRVQGPYRPEQGHRFNANRLLLDPYARAIIGKLRWTDAHFGYKVGAPRADLTFDWRDNAPAMPKCRVVDPAFDWEGVEHPRTRWSDTVIYELHVKGFTQLHDGIPGELRGTYAGLGSPAAIEHLRALGVTAVELLPVHSFVDDRVLVERGLHNYWGYNSIGFFAPEARYAATDDPVNEFKAMVRALHRAGIEVILDVVYNHTAEGNHLGPTLSFRGLDNAAYYRLTAANPRYCMDYTGCGNTLNTMHPKVLRLIMDSLRYWVEEMHVDGFRFDLATTLAREVGAFDPYGAFLDMVHQDPVLARAKIIAEPWDLGDGGYQVGGFPAGWSEWNAKYRDAVRAYWKGDGGLIGDLAYRLTGSSDLFAHNGRGPRASINFITAHDGFTLRDLVSYERKHNEANGEGNRDGADNNLSWNCGAEGPTDDAKILALRARQQRNLLTTLVLSQGVPMLVAGDEMGRTQQGNNNAYCQDSPISWLDWTQSEANRELLSFVTRVIAVRREHPVFRRHTFFQNGPLPDGVRNVLWFGPDGLEMSDQEWHQGFARCLGMYLAGDAIGEVDPRGTLLIDDNFLLLINAHHEEIPFVLPGFQSNVRWQVAIDTADAAPSPDVRRYYAQGDTFPLQGRSLALLTQPRTSAADESADVR is encoded by the coding sequence ATAGCAACCACGAACCTCTGGCCAGGATCCCCCCAACCGCTCGGCGCGACGTGGGACGGCAACGGCATCAACTTCGCTGTCTTTTCCGAGCATGCCGACGCCGTGGAGGTCTGCATCTTCGATCAGCGCGGCCGGCGCGAGGTCATGCGCGGACGTCTGCCCGAGCGCTCCGATTTCATCTGGCACGGGTATCTGCCCGACGCGGGGCCGGGCACGCTGTACGGATTTCGCGTCCAGGGACCGTACCGGCCGGAACAGGGTCATCGCTTCAATGCGAACCGGCTCCTTCTCGACCCTTATGCCCGCGCCATCATCGGCAAGCTGCGCTGGACCGACGCCCATTTCGGCTACAAGGTGGGAGCGCCGCGTGCCGATCTCACGTTCGACTGGCGCGACAACGCGCCCGCGATGCCGAAGTGTCGGGTGGTCGATCCCGCGTTCGACTGGGAGGGCGTCGAGCACCCCAGGACCCGCTGGAGCGACACCGTCATCTACGAACTGCACGTGAAAGGCTTTACCCAGCTCCACGACGGCATCCCCGGCGAGCTGCGCGGCACCTATGCCGGTCTCGGCAGCCCTGCGGCGATCGAACACCTGCGCGCGCTCGGCGTCACCGCAGTGGAACTCCTGCCGGTGCACAGCTTCGTCGACGACCGCGTGCTGGTCGAGCGCGGACTGCACAACTACTGGGGTTACAACAGCATCGGCTTCTTCGCACCGGAGGCACGCTACGCGGCTACCGACGATCCGGTGAACGAGTTCAAGGCCATGGTAAGGGCGCTGCATCGCGCAGGCATCGAGGTCATCCTCGACGTGGTCTACAACCACACTGCGGAAGGCAATCACCTCGGACCGACCCTGAGTTTCCGCGGCCTCGACAACGCCGCGTACTATCGCCTCACGGCCGCCAATCCGCGCTATTGCATGGACTACACCGGCTGCGGCAACACCCTGAACACGATGCACCCCAAGGTGCTGCGGCTCATCATGGATTCACTGCGCTACTGGGTCGAGGAGATGCACGTCGACGGCTTCCGTTTCGATCTGGCGACCACGCTGGCGCGCGAGGTGGGCGCCTTCGATCCCTATGGCGCCTTCCTCGATATGGTCCATCAGGACCCGGTGCTTGCGCGTGCGAAGATCATCGCGGAGCCTTGGGATCTCGGCGACGGCGGCTACCAGGTCGGCGGCTTTCCTGCCGGCTGGAGCGAGTGGAATGCGAAGTACCGCGACGCCGTGCGCGCGTACTGGAAGGGGGATGGCGGCCTCATCGGAGACCTCGCCTACCGCCTCACCGGATCGAGCGACCTCTTCGCGCACAACGGTCGCGGTCCGCGCGCGAGCATCAACTTCATCACCGCCCACGACGGTTTCACGCTGCGCGATCTGGTGAGCTACGAGCGCAAGCACAACGAGGCGAATGGCGAAGGCAACCGCGATGGCGCCGACAACAATCTCAGCTGGAACTGCGGTGCCGAAGGTCCCACCGACGACGCGAAGATTCTTGCACTGCGCGCGCGCCAGCAGCGCAATCTGCTGACCACTCTGGTTCTGTCGCAAGGCGTTCCGATGCTGGTCGCCGGTGACGAGATGGGTCGTACGCAACAGGGCAACAACAACGCCTACTGTCAGGACAGCCCGATCAGCTGGCTCGACTGGACACAGTCCGAAGCGAATCGTGAACTGCTGAGTTTCGTCACGCGCGTGATCGCCGTGCGCCGCGAGCATCCGGTGTTTCGACGGCACACGTTCTTCCAGAACGGACCGCTTCCGGACGGTGTCCGCAATGTGCTCTGGTTCGGTCCGGACGGGCTGGAGATGAGCGACCAGGAGTGGCATCAGGGCTTCGCGCGCTGTCTCGGCATGTACCTGGCGGGCGATGCCATCGGCGAGGTGGACCCGCGCGGCACGCTCCTGATCGACGACAATTTCCTCCTGCTGATCAACGCCCATCACGAGGAAATTCCGTTCGTGCTGCCAGGCTTCCAGTCGAACGTCCGCTGGCAGGTTGCGATCGATACCGCGGATGCCGCGCCCAGCCCCGATGTGCGGCGCTACTACGCACAGGGCGATACGTTTCCGCTGCA